DNA from Vibrio alfacsensis:
GTATTTCAGCTGATGACACCTCTATATCCATCACACCACCATTAATAATATCAAATTTGAAATCATCGACAGGAATTGGATAAGACAATCGATCACCATGATTGATTGGTGTCATCCTTAAATCGCACGCTTTGATTGGCTTAAATTGCGTGTTCGCAAGTAACTCTGGCGCATCAATGTACTTTGGTGTTAAGCCAGCACGAAGCACGTTATCTGAGTTCGCCATCACCTCAACCCCGACACCTTTTAAATAAGCATGCGGTGTTTCAGCGTACAAAAACATCGCTTCACCAGGCTGGAGCTCAATAACATTAAGAAACAGCGGAGCAAATAAGCCCACATCGCTCGGATACAACTTGGCTAATTCTGCGATTAGCTGAAGTGTCTCAGCGACTTCGGTACATTCTTCACTCGCATCAACGCTTAATAACTCAATCACAGCCTGCTGTTTTGCTGATTCATCAAGCTGCAAAATAGCACCAAACAGCTGTGCTAAAGAATCCTCATTTGGAGCAGAAAGAAATGGCTCAAGGAGTTTCGCTATCGATGGTAACGCGAGGGTTGAGAACAACCGATGAATGGCTTGAAATTCACGAAACCCATTCATCGCGAGATAAGGGGTAACGGCATAAACGAGCTCAGGCTTGTGATTGGCGTCTTTATAGTTTCGCTTAGGGTCATCAATGGCAATCCCCTGAGCATTTTCTCTTTCAAACCCTTTTTCTGCTGCGTTTTTATTGGGATGAACTTGAATAGACAACGGTTGGCTAGCAGCTAAGATTTTCACCAAAAATGGTAACTTGCTATTAAATTGTTGGTGATTTACTCCTAGCCAGTGACTCGGAGCCGCATCGATCACATCAACCAACTCGGTCTCTGTTCCCTCATGAATGATGGTAGAACTGCCGTTAGGATGAGAGCCCATCCAAAGTTCGGCTTGTGGTTGTCGTTCGGGGTTTGCAATTTGGAATAAATCGGAGAAAGATCGCTTGCACCCCCAAGCGTAATGTTTAATTGGGTTGTTTAATCTAAATATCATCGTACTACTTATACCAACTGCTTGGATTGTACCCATTCCCTGAGTTATCAAATGAAAATGCTGGAGTAAACTTCCAGCATTTTTCTTATAAATTCATTAATTCAATCGTTCTTAGTTTTCTAACGTCTTCTTCACGATTTGGTTTGCGTTGTCCACCGAGTTTGACTCAGCGTAACAACGAAGCTCTGGCGCATTACCTGATGGGCGTAAGTGAACGATATCATTTGACTCTAGCGCCAACCTCAGCCCATCCGTTGTGTCAACACTGACAACATTGACGCATTCAAAACCAAGTAGTTTAAGCAAACCAGTTGGTTGCAACGTTGCTTTTGCAATGATCTGTTGGCTTTTTTCTGTCGCAAAATTCTGGATGCGATCACTGTCAGTGTATCGTGGAGGCAAAGCACTTACGAGATCAGCAATCTTGGTATCTCGCGATTTAGCCAATGCCAACAACATCAATGCAGGTAATACCGCATCACGAGTAGGAAGCGATTTTAAGCACTTGCTATTAATCGTGACATCGCTGCCTAGCAGAAAACCGCCATTCGCTTCAAAGCCAGCAAAGGTGGTGTAATCAGATGCTAAATTATCAAACTCAGCAATCACATAAGGAGAACCAATTTTGGTTTTTGAAACGGCCTTAAATACACCAGAACGTTCAATCACTGTGTTGCAACTGACCGGAATCGCAAGGGCTTCTACTTGCAGCGCTTCTGCACACAGTAAGCCTAAAATGTCGCCACGTAGCCATTCACCGTTCTCATCGGCAACTAGTGGTCTGTCACCATCACCGTCGGTCGAGAAGATAAAATCCAGATCGTGCTTT
Protein-coding regions in this window:
- the manA gene encoding mannose-6-phosphate isomerase, class I, whose product is MIFRLNNPIKHYAWGCKRSFSDLFQIANPERQPQAELWMGSHPNGSSTIIHEGTETELVDVIDAAPSHWLGVNHQQFNSKLPFLVKILAASQPLSIQVHPNKNAAEKGFERENAQGIAIDDPKRNYKDANHKPELVYAVTPYLAMNGFREFQAIHRLFSTLALPSIAKLLEPFLSAPNEDSLAQLFGAILQLDESAKQQAVIELLSVDASEECTEVAETLQLIAELAKLYPSDVGLFAPLFLNVIELQPGEAMFLYAETPHAYLKGVGVEVMANSDNVLRAGLTPKYIDAPELLANTQFKPIKACDLRMTPINHGDRLSYPIPVDDFKFDIINGGVMDIEVSSAEILLCVKGEVKIKLEQNITTIKTGESVVIPASTSGYTLCCQGLVARTYC
- a CDS encoding phosphomannomutase produces the protein MLNTKQIIAQSGVQFGTSGARGLVTQFAPEVCAAFAHAFLHGLSDRFEFKQVAIAIDNRPSSPEMAKACIAAIEAQGLEAIYYGVLPTPALAYSAMQDDIPCIMVTGSHIPFDRNGLKFYRPDGEITKVDEQAILNADVDFDSHLNVRELTVAPKAAQQYVERYTGLFDAAMLLGKRIGIYEHSSAGRDLYQGLFESLGAETISLERTDEFVPIDTEAVAESDKVKARAWSQKHDLDFIFSTDGDGDRPLVADENGEWLRGDILGLLCAEALQVEALAIPVSCNTVIERSGVFKAVSKTKIGSPYVIAEFDNLASDYTTFAGFEANGGFLLGSDVTINSKCLKSLPTRDAVLPALMLLALAKSRDTKIADLVSALPPRYTDSDRIQNFATEKSQQIIAKATLQPTGLLKLLGFECVNVVSVDTTDGLRLALESNDIVHLRPSGNAPELRCYAESNSVDNANQIVKKTLEN